Proteins encoded by one window of uncultured Cohaesibacter sp.:
- a CDS encoding metal ABC transporter permease, which translates to MLDDFFARALIGGIGIALVTGPLGCFIVWRRMAYFGETMAHAALLGIALSLMMELFPVTGVFAVSITIAIALYGLERLDRLSSDTLLGILSHASLSLGLLALGFMTWLRVDILTLLFGDILAIDRTDLGVIWGGGILVLLLLISHWRSLLATTISPDIAAAEGLPTRRANLVFILLIALVIAVAMKLIGVLLITSLLIIPAATARQFSRGPETMAIMAALLSCLAVVMGLNGSLLWDSAPGPTIVFSAFLLFLIALIIAPFIRQLRQR; encoded by the coding sequence ATGCTTGACGACTTTTTCGCCCGCGCACTGATCGGCGGCATCGGAATAGCCCTTGTCACCGGGCCTTTGGGCTGTTTCATCGTCTGGCGCCGGATGGCCTATTTCGGCGAGACCATGGCCCATGCCGCTCTCCTCGGCATTGCTCTCAGCCTGATGATGGAACTCTTCCCGGTCACTGGCGTCTTCGCGGTCTCGATCACCATCGCTATCGCCCTTTATGGCCTTGAGCGCCTCGACAGGCTCTCAAGCGACACCCTGCTCGGCATCCTGTCTCACGCGTCCCTGTCCCTCGGGCTCCTTGCCCTTGGCTTCATGACATGGCTGCGCGTAGACATCCTGACGCTGCTGTTTGGCGATATCCTCGCAATTGACCGCACCGATCTGGGTGTCATCTGGGGTGGCGGTATTCTGGTGCTTCTGTTGCTGATCAGCCATTGGCGCAGCCTGCTGGCGACCACCATCAGCCCGGACATCGCCGCGGCAGAAGGCCTGCCGACACGACGCGCCAATCTGGTCTTCATTCTGCTGATCGCCTTGGTAATCGCGGTTGCCATGAAGCTGATCGGTGTCTTGCTGATCACCTCGCTGCTGATCATTCCCGCCGCCACGGCCCGTCAATTCTCCCGTGGGCCGGAAACGATGGCGATCATGGCCGCGCTTCTCTCGTGCCTCGCCGTCGTGATGGGCCTCAACGGATCACTTCTGTGGGATTCCGCGCCCGGACCAACCATCGTCTTCAGCGCGTTCCTGCTGTTCCTTATCGCTCTGATCATCGCGCCCTTCATCCGGCAATTGCGTCAGCGCTAG
- a CDS encoding DMT family transporter produces MPRRLFATLVGFTAILMWALLALFTAASGSVPPFQLTAMTFLIGGSIGLVSWMFRPGAIRSLKQPWPVWALGVIGLFGYHFFYYTALRLAPPVEAGLIAYLWPLLIVVLSALLPGERLRWFHGAGAFLGLAGTFLIVSKGQGITIDARYLNGYLAAIVCAFTWSSYSVLSRRFAAVPTDVVVGFCLVTAMLSAGAHLLFETTVWPASAMEWLAVLGLGLMPVGAAFYVWDFGVKHGDIQVLGAASYAAPLLSTTVLVIAGYADFSWIIALAAFLITFGAVLASKELIFRSKGAKPALR; encoded by the coding sequence ATGCCAAGACGCCTGTTCGCCACCCTAGTGGGCTTCACCGCCATTCTGATGTGGGCCCTGCTTGCCCTGTTCACTGCTGCGAGTGGATCGGTGCCTCCGTTCCAGCTGACGGCGATGACCTTTCTGATCGGCGGCTCCATCGGTCTGGTGAGCTGGATGTTTCGGCCCGGTGCGATTCGGTCCCTGAAGCAACCGTGGCCGGTCTGGGCCCTCGGTGTGATCGGGCTGTTCGGTTACCACTTTTTCTATTACACCGCCTTGCGCCTTGCGCCGCCGGTGGAAGCGGGCCTCATCGCCTATCTCTGGCCCCTGCTGATCGTGGTGCTTTCGGCCCTGCTGCCGGGGGAACGCCTGCGCTGGTTCCATGGTGCCGGGGCGTTTCTGGGTCTTGCGGGGACGTTCCTCATCGTCTCCAAGGGGCAGGGGATCACCATCGATGCGCGCTATCTCAACGGCTATCTGGCCGCGATCGTCTGCGCCTTCACATGGTCGAGCTATTCGGTGCTGTCTCGCCGCTTTGCAGCTGTGCCCACCGACGTTGTGGTCGGTTTCTGCCTCGTTACGGCGATGCTGAGCGCTGGCGCGCATCTTCTCTTCGAGACGACCGTCTGGCCTGCTTCGGCGATGGAATGGCTCGCGGTTCTCGGCCTTGGCCTGATGCCGGTGGGGGCGGCCTTCTATGTCTGGGACTTTGGCGTCAAGCATGGCGACATTCAGGTGTTGGGCGCTGCGTCCTATGCAGCGCCGCTGTTGTCCACCACGGTGCTGGTCATCGCTGGATATGCCGACTTTTCCTGGATCATCGCGCTCGCGGCCTTCCTGATCACCTTCGGGGCCGTGCTGGCCTCGAAAGAGCTGATTTTCCGGTCGAAAGGCGCCAAACCGGCTTTACGGTGA
- a CDS encoding acetyl-CoA C-acetyltransferase, which produces MTQGNDIVIVAAARTPVGSFLGSFANMPASDLGAVAIKGALAQAGVDPADVDEVILGQVLTGAQGQNPARQAALKAGVGERAPAWLINQVCGSGLRTVALGMQQIAMGDAKIVVAGGQENMSLSVHAANMRAGTKMGDVKFTDTMIKDGLWCAFNDYHMGQTAENVAEQWDISRGVQDEFAVASQNKAEAAQKAGRFKDEIVPVTVIERRKERIVEDDEYIRHGADLAGMEKLRPAFTKDGTVTAGNASGINDGAAVVVLMSAEEAQKRGLTPLATIKSWASMGVDPSIMGTGPIPASTKALEKAGWSAADLDLIEANEAFAAQACAVNKDMGWDVEKVNVNGGAIAIGHPIGASGCRVLVTLLHEMKRRDAKKGLATLCIGGGMGVALCVER; this is translated from the coding sequence ATGACACAGGGCAATGATATCGTGATCGTGGCTGCGGCTCGAACACCGGTCGGATCTTTCTTGGGCTCTTTTGCCAACATGCCTGCATCGGATCTGGGCGCTGTCGCCATCAAGGGGGCGCTGGCTCAGGCCGGTGTGGATCCGGCTGACGTCGATGAAGTCATTCTGGGGCAGGTGCTGACCGGGGCTCAGGGGCAGAACCCGGCGCGTCAGGCTGCTTTGAAGGCCGGTGTGGGTGAGCGGGCTCCGGCATGGTTGATCAATCAGGTGTGCGGCTCGGGCCTCAGAACCGTGGCTCTCGGCATGCAGCAGATTGCCATGGGTGACGCCAAGATCGTTGTCGCAGGCGGGCAGGAGAACATGTCGCTTTCCGTCCATGCCGCGAACATGCGTGCAGGCACCAAGATGGGCGACGTGAAGTTCACCGACACCATGATCAAGGATGGTTTGTGGTGCGCCTTTAATGATTATCACATGGGCCAGACCGCCGAGAATGTTGCAGAGCAATGGGATATTTCTCGCGGGGTGCAGGACGAGTTTGCTGTGGCTTCCCAGAACAAGGCGGAAGCTGCTCAGAAAGCTGGCCGGTTCAAGGACGAGATCGTGCCGGTCACGGTCATCGAACGCCGCAAGGAACGCATCGTTGAGGATGACGAATATATCCGTCACGGCGCCGATCTTGCCGGAATGGAAAAGCTGCGTCCGGCCTTCACCAAAGATGGCACCGTGACTGCTGGCAATGCATCGGGCATCAATGACGGCGCTGCCGTGGTTGTTCTGATGAGCGCTGAGGAAGCCCAGAAGCGCGGCCTGACGCCGCTCGCGACGATCAAGTCCTGGGCGTCCATGGGGGTCGATCCCTCCATCATGGGGACTGGTCCGATCCCGGCGTCGACCAAGGCGCTGGAGAAGGCTGGCTGGAGCGCGGCCGATCTTGACCTCATTGAAGCCAACGAGGCTTTCGCTGCTCAGGCCTGCGCCGTGAACAAGGATATGGGCTGGGATGTCGAGAAGGTGAATGTGAATGGTGGCGCGATTGCCATCGGTCATCCGATTGGCGCATCCGGCTGCCGCGTGCTTGTCACGCTGCTGCATGAGATGAAACGCCGTGATGCCAAGAAGGGTCTTGCCACCCTCTGCATTGGCGGCGGCATGGGTGTCGCGCTCTGCGTCGAGCGCTAG
- the phbB gene encoding acetoacetyl-CoA reductase, whose amino-acid sequence MSKVAVVTGGTRGIGEAISIALKDAGFVVAANYAGNDDRARAFTERTGIKAFKWDVGDFEACKAGLRQVEDELGIVDIVVNNAGITRDGMMHKLELDQWHEVINTNLNSMYYMTKPVIDEMRARGHGRIINISSINGQKGQMGQTNYSAAKAGVIGFTKAMAQETARKGITVNCICPGYIDTDMVAAVPEKVLESIVAGIPVGRLGQAEEIAAMVAFLASEKAAFITGAVMTVNGGQYMANG is encoded by the coding sequence ATGTCCAAAGTTGCTGTTGTCACCGGCGGAACCCGAGGGATCGGGGAAGCCATTTCCATTGCTCTGAAGGATGCAGGTTTCGTTGTTGCTGCCAACTATGCGGGCAATGATGATCGGGCGCGGGCCTTCACCGAGCGGACCGGGATCAAGGCCTTCAAATGGGATGTGGGTGATTTTGAAGCCTGCAAGGCTGGCCTCCGACAGGTCGAGGACGAGCTCGGCATCGTTGATATTGTCGTCAACAATGCGGGCATCACCCGTGACGGCATGATGCACAAGCTGGAGCTTGACCAGTGGCACGAGGTGATCAATACCAACCTCAATTCCATGTATTACATGACCAAGCCGGTCATCGATGAAATGCGGGCGCGGGGTCATGGCCGCATCATCAACATCTCGTCGATCAATGGCCAGAAGGGTCAGATGGGCCAGACCAACTATTCCGCCGCAAAGGCTGGTGTGATCGGGTTTACCAAGGCCATGGCGCAGGAAACCGCACGCAAGGGCATTACCGTCAACTGCATCTGTCCTGGCTATATCGATACCGACATGGTCGCTGCGGTGCCGGAAAAAGTGCTCGAGAGCATCGTTGCCGGTATTCCGGTTGGTCGCCTTGGTCAGGCCGAGGAAATCGCCGCCATGGTCGCCTTCCTTGCGTCCGAGAAAGCGGCCTTCATCACCGGCGCGGTGATGACCGTCAATGGCGGGCAATATATGGCCAACGGCTGA
- a CDS encoding metal ABC transporter ATP-binding protein, translated as MTTTEQLISGENITVKSDGKSLLDSVSISVAKGEIVTIIGPNGGGKTTLVKSLLGLRPITAGHVTRKTGLKVGYVPQKLVIDRTLPLTVKRLMSLTEANSEAKIITALEETGVAHKLNDNIHTLSGGEMQRVLLARALVREPDLMVLDEPVQGVDYVGELSLYNLIETIRDRHQCGILLVSHDLHMVMRASTRVICLNTHVCCYGQPADVEMNPDYQRLFGAKGLQTMAPYSHHHSHSHDPLDADMLDEAGCSCGHDHTHHDHAHPSDLKKSGGDHA; from the coding sequence GTGACCACAACAGAACAATTGATTTCCGGCGAGAACATCACTGTCAAAAGCGACGGCAAGTCGCTGCTGGACTCCGTCTCCATCTCCGTCGCCAAAGGCGAAATCGTCACCATCATCGGCCCCAACGGTGGAGGCAAGACGACGCTTGTCAAATCGCTTCTGGGCCTCAGACCGATCACGGCAGGGCATGTCACCCGCAAGACCGGTCTCAAGGTCGGATATGTACCACAAAAACTCGTCATCGACCGAACCCTGCCACTCACCGTCAAGCGCCTGATGTCCCTCACCGAAGCAAACAGCGAGGCAAAGATCATTACCGCGCTGGAGGAGACCGGTGTCGCCCACAAGCTCAACGACAACATCCACACCTTGTCAGGCGGCGAGATGCAGCGGGTTCTGCTCGCCCGGGCGCTGGTCCGCGAACCGGATCTGATGGTGCTGGACGAACCGGTGCAGGGGGTCGATTATGTCGGCGAGTTGTCCCTCTACAATCTCATCGAAACGATCCGCGACCGGCACCAATGCGGCATTCTTCTGGTCTCGCACGACCTGCACATGGTGATGCGCGCCTCGACCCGGGTCATTTGCCTCAACACCCATGTCTGCTGTTACGGCCAACCGGCCGATGTGGAAATGAACCCGGACTATCAGCGCCTGTTCGGAGCCAAGGGCCTGCAAACCATGGCGCCCTACAGCCATCATCACAGCCACAGTCACGATCCGCTCGATGCGGATATGCTGGACGAGGCGGGTTGCTCCTGCGGCCATGATCACACCCACCACGACCATGCTCATCCGTCGGATCTGAAGAAAAGCGGAGGCGATCATGCTTGA